The Astyanax mexicanus isolate ESR-SI-001 chromosome 8, AstMex3_surface, whole genome shotgun sequence sequence caggagactctacctcataaaactgactgagaaaatccagcagagatgttcaaaactgatcgtctaaacaagaggagatagatagagaagattaactgatctgaaattattaaacatttctaatatacttttaaatttcttaaaaCAAGACAAATCTTCCCCCCATATTTTATAGTTTcaaaacaagaataaataaaaataaccttGTTGATCTACATAACAGTCAGGTGAGCCAGTATTTAAAACAATGAGCTAAAGATCAAACAAATGACTCAATTTTTATTGGACTGAAAATAGTCAAATAGACGAGAAAGACTTAAAGAAAGAAAGTTACTCATGAATTTTGTATTACTGACAGATATGAAAAGAAAAGTGTACAATACATAATTtacacaaaataaattaatatatccATAACAAAaccttaaagtaaaataagtatcaAAATGCAAGACCTTACAGTacacagttttactgaacgcgagcacctggtggagcaatggagacttcagaagaggaaactcagagctcattaagcttatttactcatagtaagaccaaagaaacgaaggagtgaagtttctgaccttgtctgaacataacctggaatcggattcatccgctctgaaagatgaagactgcatcacacctgcccagtttaaaatgattcttcctcaTGCTCGGTATAATAGTAATACTAATAGTAATATGTAAAAGTAATATTGTTGGGCCAAGGACAATTTTCCCTTAAAGTTTATTCTTAAGGGTAAAACTTTTATGCAACTGGGCACACATCTTACATATTTGGGCAGGTGAACTTATCTTATGAAAGCTATAATTGATTTGCCTGTAATGAATCTGTTCTTAGACCACAGAAGGTAATTCCCCCAGtacattacttattattattattattatacacttaTTTTATGAAGTGAAATATCAGTCTCACAACTGTTCTGATGAATCTTCCTTATTACACTTATGAGTCCTTAAAGAGTTTGAGTGTCTGAAgttcttcccgcagtctgagcagaaatacggtttctctccggtatgaattcgcTGGTGGAGATGAAGAGTATTCTGTAGAGCGAAGTTCTTCCCACAGTGTTCACACTCAAACGGCCGTTCTCCAGAGTGCATGTGGAGATGAATTCGGAGGATACTGTGTTgggtaaaactctttccacactctgaacactgatagggtttctctccggtatgaattcgcTGGTGTGAGTTGAGAGTTCCCAGCTGTTTAAACCATTTCCCACACTCTAAGCACTGATACGgcttctctccagtatgaatacGTTGATGCCTTTTGAGAGCACCCCCCTCCCTGAAggttttcccacagtctgagcagtaatacggctTTTCttcggtgtgaatgcgctgatgtgatTGGAGATTACAATGCTGAGTAAAACTCATCCCACAGTCCGGGCagagatacggtttctctccagtgtgaacgcgttGGTGCTTTCTGAGAGCACCAGCTTCTCTAAACGTTTTTCCACAATCTGAACAAGAATACGGCTTTTCTTCTGTGTGAATGCGAAGGTGTGTTTGGAGACTACTCGGCTGATTGAAACTCTTCCCGCACTgagagcactgatacggtttctctccagtgtgaacgcgccggTGTCGCTGGAGGTGACCGGGTACGGTAAAGCTCTTTCCGCAAtccgagcactgatacggtttctcgcCGGTGTGATAACGCTGGTGAACCTTGAGTTGACTCTCTATAggaaaactcttcccacagtctgaacagtgataatctttcttcttcttcttgctggATTTTTCCTGCACTTGAATTGAACGTTCAGCTTCAGACATGCTTGTAAAGATTGAACGACTGAAGATATTTGGGGAGTTTTGGGACACTAGGCTCAGGAGGCGACTTGCATTAATCAGGGCATTACTCCAATTCCTTTATCATTTCCTAAaagaaaaaacagtgtttttatcttGGAAAGATTCGGACTCCTGTATCAGATAACCAATAGGTTACTGCTGTTTCTTGCACCAACGTTTACAAATATTGGGACTAATTCCATAGGCAGGGTAACAGACATCAGGGACAGCTTAAACAATCACAAgagaaatctttttttaatatcattttgatacaattttactttaaaatattcaaAGCAATGGATTTTCCAACCTAAAATAaatctaatgaaaaaaaaaaaacaccgttGTAACTAAACCAATGAAAACCAATTCAtgtttttgggagaaatgttgtagtttatagaataaaacaacaatcttcattgtatttaaacataaacctataaatatcaaaatcatagaaactgatttagaaactgaagtgctctcttcgtttttaccagagctgtatatatacactagtGTTTGTATTGAAGCCCGTTTTGATTTAGGAATGTGAAAAATATGAATTTAGTGTAAACCAAACCCCtcccacagagaacactgattgGTCTACTGAACACAAACACAGATCTATCTATCATGCGTGTCTCACTGGCTCCCGAGAATGCTTGAAACATGCCGGTAAACAATGTTCTTATTTCCAGGATATTGTTTATGATTTGCGGCATTCGGGTGCCGCTATTAACCTGCGGTAGAGGCGAGGATTATTAACCTCCCCTCTACTTATCTTAGTCCATGTTCACATTACAGACAAGTACAGTTACAGTTATCTTAGTGACCGGACATGATCTAAGTAAGAAACCACAACTGATTAATGAAGCATATTAAGAATGAAGAATATTgtacagaaacacaaacaaaacgAATTTAGGAACTAAACCTAAACTGTTCTTACGTTCATCAGTTCTGCTCCGGATTCTCTCCATCCAGCAGCTCCGTGCTTCTCTTCCACCCATAACAAACCCCTCAACTACCCCCTTCTACTGGACTGGAGTGGGACTACAGGACATTTACACTGCTGGAAACACAGGGACATGAAACGTTTTGTCCATTTCTTGTCAATTAAACTTTATATTACTGTGAATTATTAAAGCTATTATGTGAGAAGATTAAATTATCTAAAAGAGTTAATCAGGAAACATGTTTTAACTATATTAAGCAATAGCTGACACCTTAATTTTACATCTTGATCTGCTTTATTGACTTGATTTTTCTTGATCTGGCAGCCTAATTCAGTTATGTCTACACCAGTGTCTAGAATGATGGGTTAAATCAGGCTAAATCAAAGATATCAGACAGGAAAAGCCATTTTTCATAATAGGAAACAATTTACAATAAAGATACACTTATTACAGCACTTACAACAGTAAAGAATGTCTCATTTCATTATTAATATACAGAATTGACATTACCATTCTTATGTCTCAAAaactatttaacaatgtttattactgttgtaagtactgtgcattacaagatataaaaaacacagacatgccTAATAACAATATTACCAAAGATTTTCAAAATTACAAACTCACAAGAAATAATCACAATCACAGCTCATTTTAAACATGAGTCAACTCATGTTTTATTGGAATTGAAATACATTTCTATAAAGACCGAAAGATAAATAcgtgttaaatatttaatattagggAGTTACATGAAATAAAAGTGTACAATAAATGGatgggaataaaaaaaacatttacttgaaaacaaaaaacaaacaaaaaaacaatataccCATGATCAAACCTGCATGCAAATaagtattaaaatgtaataagaGTACACAGCAAATACTAACAACCAACAACACTTTTTCCCtcgaaaggtaaaaaaaaataattttctttgcaGTTATTAGATTCAAAGTTTACAAAATTTGCAAGTTAAAAGTCAAGTCCAAAGCAATTTGGACAATTTTGCTTCTGTACACCATGATTTGTTCAACTGGGTTATGATTAAATGACCAACTTGGAAATTTTATAACATTCCAATACTTTGCTATTCAAAGTAATTGAGTTACCATTTTTGTTTGttccagaaaaaaatatgttgacAGATTACACCAAAATTAACATGTATCAGAAGGATGTAAAGATAAGAATATAGAGAATGAATCTATAGGCATTTTTAACACCTGCACTTTTTAGTCCAGTTAAACCAGATTCAATTTCTGATGCGCTTTATTTAGGCAGTGTATATGTGAACACAAAATGACTTCTGGATGCGGATGAAAACCAAACAAGATCTAAATTCAAGCTGTACTCCTTAGGTGTAGTTGTTCAGGTGTAGTCTAAACTGGCACATTGTTTAAGTAATTACCTGTACTACAGCTATGATCTAATGACACATCTGCTGTTGTCCTGgttaaactgtacagaaatacTGTAATAAGTACTGAttcagaacacaggaccttcttcctgtatttactcttTGCTATAACCTTAAACAGGTCTAAGCAATAAGGCATTTAGATTTTCATTGTGTGACAACGAACCGAACCGAACCAAACCAAAGGGAAATTGCAAGTTTACTAAATCTTTAAGTGATTTAGACCGGAGCAAAAGTATAGTTACAACTATAAGTGTAGAAACACTTAAGTTTAATAACcgtaatgccaggttcacaatacacgattttgggccagtttttcagtTGCCGAAAGTTTTTCACTGATTGCCGACCAGTTTTATATCTGACTCAGTCGTGGACTGGGAGTCAGGAGaagcggctacatacagccaatgagatcacagaaagagaaccacgggtccaaaacacaccagagctgtttatagtgAGTCTGACTACCCTACCATTCCCCCTGAtatatcagtaaattactgttaaatTGAGGGAGCTGAGAGTGAGTCCTCTATAAATAGGGGGGaatgaagctaaaagctaaaaactttaattaattttagaaagtagactaatgtattttagtaaaaaaaaagcaaagaaatcaaactagtatatttcagtttatctacagaaaacagaaaaggttttaaactgtaaatctttagcattactgctacggtgagctgattggttgtttaatgagctgatgctggagatacaggcagagcatgtttaaaaggtttttaactggagttcaaaatgataagaaatgaggtctgcattattgaaacatttgatatagttatTCTGTGTCGAGGACATTAGGACATCAGCTGATCagatatttataaactctgattttactcagttgcttcatatgaactcatgttggactcactttaagtgcgtattctcctctatagagattctctggtttgGCATTGCTAGTATTCGTGTGTTTAGTTCAGGTGAGTTCTCGTGacgaaacgtgtttctggagagcagccaggtgagtcggaGGTTTACCACGTGAGAAATTGTGTTATTTGTGACTCCGTTTCGCTGATCAGTCATTTAGTGTGagagtctcaacaactgaaggactcacaattacagcacaaccaATCATGTACAGTTAACAGCACAATGACCGAGGActcaaaaagtcgtgtagtgAGAACCTGGCATTAGCAGACCACATTGTTCATTGCATGATCATGTATCATCTGCTACACGATTTGGGATGCAACTAcgtgattattttggtagtcagaTACTCGATTATTTTTCTGTTCACTAAGTCAATTAGTCAACGCTAATTTCTGCCACGCCGTCCGTCTCTGATTCCTCCGGCTCCTGTTTGTAGATTTCTCTAGTAACTAAAAACTCCTCCCCCGTTGCGATTCTGTCCCCATCGTTTAGTTTTGGTCCCGCCTCTTTCTTCGTACATTTGTGAATCCTTAAAGAGTTCGAATGTCTGAAGTTTTTCCCACACTCTGCACAGTAATATGGCATCTCTCCGGTATGAATCCGCAGATGTTCTTGCAGATTGCTATGCTGGGcgaagctcttcccgcactcgGTGCActggtacggtttctctccggtgtgaagaCGCTGGTGAGCctggagattactctgttgactGAAGCTTTTACCACATTCTAAGCACTGATATGGCCTCTCTCCAGTATGAAGGAGTTGATGCCTTCTGAAGTTCCCAGCATCCCTAAAGGTTTTCCCGCACTCCGGACAGGCGTACGGCTTTTCTTTAGTGTGAATGCGAAGGTGTGATTGGAAATTACTCAGTATATTAAAGCTCTTTCCACACTCCgggcattgatacggtttctctccggtgtgaatacGTTGGTGCCTCTTGAGAGCACCAAGCAGTCTGAATGATTTCTCGCACTCTGAGCAGGCGTACGGTCTTTCTTCAGTGTGAATTCTCTGGTGggttttgagatgactctgtaaATTAAAGCTCTTTCCACACTCtaagcactgatacggtttctctccggtgtgaatgcgatGGTGCCTTCGGAGGTCACCACCCTGCCTAAACGTTTTCCCACACTCTGTGCAGATATACGGCTTTTCTTCCGAATGAATCCTTTGGTGGGCTTGGAGATTACCCTTTAAAGTAAAACTCATACCGCAGTCTggacactgatacggtttctctccagtatgaatacGTTGGTGCCTACTGAGGGCACCACCCTCCCTAAAGGTtttcccgcactctgagcagagATATGGCTTTTCTTcggtgtgaatacgctggtgtcgttggagatcGTTCGGTAAGGTAAAACTCTTTCCGCACTCTAAACACGGATATGGcctctctccggtatgaattcgcTGGTGTCGTTCGAGATCACGCTGTTGTCTAAAACTCATCCCGCACTCCGGGCACTGATGCATAAGGTGCTGGAATTGTTGGAGATGATCCTGTTCTGTAAAACTTTCCCCGAACTCAGAGAATTGATACGGTTGCTCTCCATTTTTAACGCACTGGTGCATTTCATAATAATCCTTCAgggtaaaactcttcccacagtctgaacagtggtaATCTGATCTGATCTCGCTGCTGGAACTCTCCAGTATTTGGCTTTGTTCACCTTCAGACATGTTTGTGAAGACTGAACAATTAAAACGTTGAGAAGTTTGTGAAGTTTAACACTAGCATCAGGAGGTGGCTTGCATCAGGGCATCACTTCCATTTCTCCATTGTTTCCTAGTGGAAAAAAAAGGGGTTTAGATGTTTACTTGGTAACTGCTGGAGATTAATAATATTTTGCACTTTAGTAGATGCACAACTGATTCAATATTACTCTAAAATGTTTAAACGAACGAAGTGTTCCAACCAACACAACGCTTTTATAGAAAAGTAAAATCAGTAAGCTTTAGGGTGAATCTTAAGAAATGTCTCTAAGAATCTGGTCAGCCCTTAGATGCCTTATTGACGTGTTGAGAACatgagaaaaaaagtattttctgattaaaacataaaatcGACCATGCATTTCCTATATAGATCTGAATCTATTTATAGATAGAATCTTACAccacttttattttaaacacagtttacatTGACATATGGATGACACGTGATGTTACTTACAGGTAATCTTTTAATGGTTTCCAGTAAAAGCGTGAGGTTTCTATTGGTTACGCGGAAATAAGGGTCTTCTATCTTCAGGTCCTGTCAAGATAAAAGAAACatggttaatgtaaataattactaGTTACAAATATGCAATGTTGCAACAGGTAACCATAAACTATGACTTATGAATCTAAACAATACTGTTATAATGGAAATATACTTCCTGTGCCAGTATATGCGTTATGGTTGAGTTTGTTTTTACTTGAGGGATGATCGTACAAGAACTTTAGAATGGTGTAGTTTCTTCAGTCCAAGCCTGACTGTAGTTTGTGCTTATTTGCAAATGCTgtattcatgttttatttatatatttatttaatttattatttaggttTTGTGCTaccttttttattaaacttttttccTCACACgcaaattaatttatttcttgTAAGATGGAAAAATACCCAAAAGGGAGGACTGCAGGTTTACATGTTACATGACATTCTAATCAACTTTAGCAGTGTTAtttcaatcatacatttacctcagaagtgctact is a genomic window containing:
- the LOC125803910 gene encoding gastrula zinc finger protein XlCGF26.1-like, yielding MSEAERSIQVQEKSSKKKKKDYHCSDCGKSFPIESQLKVHQRYHTGEKPYQCSDCGKSFTVPGHLQRHRRVHTGEKPYQCSQCGKSFNQPSSLQTHLRIHTEEKPYSCSDCGKTFREAGALRKHQRVHTGEKPYLCPDCGMSFTQHCNLQSHQRIHTEEKPYYCSDCGKTFREGGALKRHQRIHTGEKPYQCLECGKWFKQLGTLNSHQRIHTGEKPYQCSECGKSFTQHSILRIHLHMHSGERPFECEHCGKNFALQNTLHLHQRIHTGEKPYFCSDCGKNFRHSNSLRTHQRIHTGEKLYLCPECGKSFNLQSTLQSHLRTHTEEKPYTCAECGKAFREGSNLRRHERIHTGEKPYQCSDCGKSFNQLGSLQTHQRIHTGEKPFHCLQCGRKFTRQNDLQQHQLLHSGEKPYQCPNCGKRFTRHNHLQKHLLVHTGEKPTACSDCGKAFTDSTALKRHQLTHTGEKPYHCSDCGKNFNQLSILRIHQRIHTGEKPYHCPVCGIRFRHSNSLKRHKCIKIEEEPWETVVIK
- the LOC103021543 gene encoding zinc finger protein OZF isoform X1, which translates into the protein MSEGEQSQILESSSSEIRSDYHCSDCGKSFTLKDYYEMHQCVKNGEQPYQFSEFGESFTEQDHLQQFQHLMHQCPECGMSFRQQRDLERHQRIHTGERPYPCLECGKSFTLPNDLQRHQRIHTEEKPYLCSECGKTFREGGALSRHQRIHTGEKPYQCPDCGMSFTLKGNLQAHQRIHSEEKPYICTECGKTFRQGGDLRRHHRIHTGEKPYQCLECGKSFNLQSHLKTHQRIHTEERPYACSECEKSFRLLGALKRHQRIHTGEKPYQCPECGKSFNILSNFQSHLRIHTKEKPYACPECGKTFRDAGNFRRHQLLHTGERPYQCLECGKSFSQQSNLQAHQRLHTGEKPYQCTECGKSFAQHSNLQEHLRIHTGEMPYYCAECGKNFRHSNSLRIHKCTKKEAGPKLNDGDRIATGEEFLVTREIYKQEPEESETDGVAEISVD